A genomic region of Desulfosarcina ovata subsp. ovata contains the following coding sequences:
- a CDS encoding Hsp20/alpha crystallin family protein — protein MIYRTLFGAPGRRFGSHFGEFDEMRRQMDRLFSTYRDRPAGSVGAGVFPAINITEDTDAYYVSAELPGVKSADLDLNVTANQLTLAGERKISKEADARYHRREREAGRFSRAVALPGDIDAEGVKARLTDGVLSVTVPKAEKAKPRQIAVQ, from the coding sequence ATGATCTACAGAACCCTTTTCGGTGCACCCGGTCGGCGTTTTGGTTCTCATTTTGGCGAATTCGATGAGATGCGACGCCAAATGGACCGCCTTTTCAGTACGTATCGTGACCGGCCTGCCGGCAGCGTCGGGGCCGGCGTGTTTCCGGCGATCAATATTACCGAAGATACCGATGCATACTATGTCAGTGCGGAATTGCCCGGCGTAAAGTCGGCGGATCTGGATCTCAACGTGACGGCCAATCAACTCACCCTGGCCGGTGAGCGTAAGATTTCAAAGGAGGCGGATGCCCGTTATCACCGCCGGGAACGTGAAGCCGGTCGCTTTTCACGGGCCGTTGCCCTGCCCGGCGACATTGATGCCGAAGGCGTCAAGGCCAGGCTGACGGATGGTGTCCTCTCTGTGACCGTTCCCAAGGCGGAGAAGGCCAAACCCAGGCAGATTGCAGTTCAATAA
- a CDS encoding Hsp20/alpha crystallin family protein, with product MSDTQELKVREKQEVASPAEQTKPGLVFTPSVDIFETDKSLTLLVDMPGVKTDDLDVDLRDDTLTLTGDVSPLLATPGEKVFVEYETGRYYRQFSLSEVIAQDKIDAKLSDGVLRLTLPKVEKATPRRIAVQSE from the coding sequence ATGTCAGACACCCAAGAACTCAAAGTCAGAGAAAAACAGGAAGTCGCTTCGCCTGCCGAGCAGACCAAGCCGGGGTTGGTTTTTACGCCCAGTGTGGACATCTTTGAAACCGATAAAAGCCTTACCCTGCTGGTGGATATGCCCGGTGTAAAAACCGACGATCTGGATGTGGATTTAAGAGACGACACCCTGACGTTGACCGGTGATGTCTCTCCACTGCTGGCCACCCCCGGAGAGAAGGTCTTCGTGGAATACGAGACGGGACGTTACTATCGCCAGTTCTCGCTTTCCGAGGTGATCGCCCAGGACAAAATTGACGCCAAGCTCAGTGACGGCGTGTTGCGACTGACCCTTCCCAAGGTTGAAAAAGCGACCCCACGGAGGATTGCGGTGCAATCCGAATGA